In a single window of the Saccharothrix australiensis genome:
- a CDS encoding DUF349 domain-containing protein produces MTEHETTPEATGDSGTGAVVEETRTVNTPPPVPVASDHPDRWGRVDADGTVYVKTADGERVVGSWQAGEPAEGLAHFARRFDDIRTEVELLVTRLSSGAGDPKHALTSAKHVQESLADAAVVGDLAALAARVEYVLAKAEEGLEAAKAAKDEARAQAGARKLQLVEEAETLANESTQWKAAGDRLRAILDEWKTIRGVDRKTDEQLWRRFSKARDAFNRRRGSHFADLDRQRSVAKTRKQELVEEAEKLVDSDDWGPTAGRYKELMVEWKAAGRAPKEADDALWQRFRAAQDAFFAKRSEAFSERDAEFAANAKLKEELLAEAEHIDPSHDLEAARQQLYKIQERWDAIGKVPRERVRELEGKLRAIEERVRGAVDAQWRRSDPEAEARVAQFRERVEQFEAQAAKARSAGDKRRAEQAEAQAKQWREWLAAAEQAVATR; encoded by the coding sequence ATGACGGAGCACGAGACGACACCGGAAGCCACTGGCGACAGTGGCACGGGGGCGGTGGTCGAGGAGACGCGGACGGTGAACACCCCTCCGCCGGTCCCCGTGGCGTCGGACCACCCTGACCGCTGGGGGCGCGTGGACGCGGACGGCACCGTCTACGTCAAGACGGCCGACGGCGAGCGGGTCGTCGGTTCCTGGCAGGCGGGCGAGCCGGCCGAGGGCCTGGCGCACTTCGCGCGCAGGTTCGACGACATCCGCACCGAGGTCGAGCTGCTGGTGACCCGGCTGTCGTCCGGGGCCGGCGACCCCAAGCACGCGCTGACCAGCGCCAAGCACGTCCAGGAGAGCCTGGCGGACGCGGCTGTGGTCGGCGACCTGGCGGCACTGGCCGCGCGCGTCGAGTACGTGCTGGCCAAGGCCGAGGAGGGGCTGGAGGCGGCGAAGGCGGCCAAGGACGAGGCGCGTGCCCAGGCGGGCGCCCGCAAGCTCCAGCTGGTGGAGGAGGCCGAGACCCTGGCCAACGAGTCCACCCAGTGGAAGGCCGCGGGCGACCGGCTGCGGGCCATCCTGGACGAGTGGAAGACCATCCGCGGGGTCGACCGGAAGACCGACGAGCAGCTGTGGCGGCGGTTCTCCAAGGCGCGGGACGCGTTCAACCGCCGGCGCGGTTCGCACTTCGCGGACCTGGACCGGCAGCGCAGCGTGGCCAAGACGCGCAAGCAGGAGCTGGTCGAGGAGGCCGAGAAGCTCGTCGACTCCGACGACTGGGGCCCCACGGCCGGTCGCTACAAGGAGCTGATGGTCGAGTGGAAGGCCGCCGGGCGTGCGCCCAAGGAGGCCGACGACGCCCTGTGGCAGCGGTTCCGCGCGGCGCAGGACGCCTTCTTCGCCAAGCGCTCGGAGGCGTTCTCGGAGCGTGACGCCGAGTTCGCGGCCAACGCCAAGCTGAAGGAGGAGCTGCTCGCCGAGGCCGAGCACATCGACCCGTCCCACGACCTGGAAGCCGCGCGGCAGCAGCTCTACAAGATCCAGGAGCGCTGGGACGCGATCGGCAAGGTGCCGCGCGAGCGGGTCCGTGAGCTGGAGGGCAAGCTGCGCGCCATCGAGGAGCGCGTGCGCGGCGCGGTCGACGCGCAGTGGCGGCGCTCCGACCCGGAGGCGGAAGCGCGGGTCGCGCAGTTCCGCGAGCGCGTCGAGCAGTTCGAGGCGCAGGCGGCGAAGGCGCGCTCGGCGGGCGACAAGCGCCGGGCGGAACAGGCCGAGGCGCAGGCGAAGCAGTGGCGCGAATGGCTGGCGGCAGCCGAACAGGCGGTAGCCACGCGCTAG
- the miaB gene encoding tRNA (N6-isopentenyl adenosine(37)-C2)-methylthiotransferase MiaB has product MTRSYQIRTFGCQMNVHDSERLAGMLEDAGYTPADGDTPPDVVVFNTCAVRENADNKLYGTLGHLAPAKSANPDMQIAVGGCLAQKDQGEIVKRAPWVDVVFGTHNIGSLPVLLERARHNREAQVEILDSLETFPSTLPARRDSAYSGWVSVSVGCNNTCTFCIVPSLRGKEKDRRPGEVLAEVRALVAEGVLEVTLLGQNVNSYGVEFGDRYAFGKLLRATGGIEGLERVRFTSPHPKDFTDDVIAAMAETPNVCHQLHMPLQSGSDRVLKEMRRSYRSAKFLGILDNVRRAMPDAAITTDIIVGFPGETEEDFQATLDVVREAKFSSAFTFQYSKRPGTPAAHLPDQLPKQVVQERYDRLVALQNELSWEQNKLQVGRTVEVLVAHGEGRKDAETRRLSGRARDGRLVHFAPGDAHIRPGDVVETVITYAAPHNLIADGDLISHRRTKAGDRSEAGIKPKTAGVTLGLPKFGAPEPLPAAVGGCSAG; this is encoded by the coding sequence GTGACCCGGAGTTACCAGATCCGCACGTTCGGCTGCCAGATGAACGTGCACGACTCCGAGCGCCTCGCGGGGATGCTCGAAGACGCGGGCTACACGCCCGCGGACGGCGACACACCACCCGATGTGGTGGTGTTCAACACGTGCGCGGTCCGGGAGAACGCGGACAACAAGCTCTACGGCACCCTCGGCCACCTCGCACCCGCCAAGAGCGCGAACCCGGACATGCAGATCGCCGTCGGCGGCTGCCTCGCGCAGAAGGACCAGGGCGAGATCGTCAAGCGCGCCCCGTGGGTCGACGTCGTCTTCGGCACGCACAACATCGGGTCGCTGCCGGTGCTGCTGGAACGCGCCCGGCACAACCGCGAGGCCCAGGTCGAGATCCTGGACTCGCTGGAGACCTTCCCGTCGACCCTGCCCGCCCGCCGCGACTCCGCCTACTCCGGCTGGGTGTCGGTGTCCGTCGGGTGCAACAACACGTGCACGTTCTGCATCGTCCCGTCGCTGCGCGGCAAGGAGAAGGACCGCCGTCCCGGCGAGGTGCTGGCGGAGGTGCGGGCGCTGGTCGCCGAGGGCGTGCTGGAGGTGACGCTGCTCGGGCAGAACGTCAACTCCTACGGCGTCGAGTTCGGCGACCGCTACGCCTTCGGGAAGCTGCTGCGCGCCACGGGCGGCATCGAGGGCCTGGAGCGCGTCCGGTTCACCTCGCCGCACCCGAAGGACTTCACCGACGACGTCATCGCCGCGATGGCCGAGACGCCCAACGTGTGCCACCAGCTGCACATGCCGCTCCAGTCCGGCTCCGACCGGGTGCTCAAGGAGATGCGCCGCTCCTACCGGTCCGCGAAGTTCCTGGGCATCCTCGACAACGTGCGGCGGGCCATGCCCGACGCGGCCATCACCACCGACATCATCGTCGGCTTCCCCGGCGAGACCGAGGAGGACTTCCAGGCCACCCTGGACGTGGTGCGCGAGGCGAAGTTCTCCAGCGCGTTCACCTTCCAGTACTCCAAGCGCCCCGGCACGCCCGCCGCCCACCTGCCCGACCAGCTGCCCAAGCAGGTCGTGCAGGAGCGGTACGACCGGCTCGTGGCGCTGCAGAACGAGCTGTCCTGGGAGCAGAACAAGCTCCAGGTCGGCCGGACGGTCGAGGTGCTGGTCGCGCACGGCGAGGGCCGCAAGGACGCGGAGACGCGCCGCCTGTCCGGCCGCGCGCGGGACGGCCGCCTCGTGCACTTCGCACCCGGCGACGCCCACATCCGCCCCGGCGACGTGGTCGAGACCGTGATCACCTACGCCGCGCCGCACAACCTCATCGCGGACGGCGACCTGATCAGCCACCGCCGCACCAAGGCGGGTGACCGGTCCGAGGCGGGCATCAAGCCGAAGACCGCCGGCGTGACCCTCGGCCTCCCGAAGTTCGGCGCACCGGAGCCCCTGCCGGCCGCCGTCGGCGGGTGTTCGGCCGGATGA
- a CDS encoding TAXI family TRAP transporter solute-binding subunit encodes MSGTLPRVRAVGVVLALAALFVTACGREFDRVELTMAAGSDTGVYYKLSSVLADSWTRDPGIPRPRVVETAGSVDNLERLRTGQAQVGFSAADAAEDAQGAAQGGAGGHRLYALARMHDDYLQVGVRADLEVHTLRDLKGLRVSIGARDSGVKLIAERLLRSADMSPTEDLDVRYLDLNATADAMRNDQLDAFFWSGGVPTAGVTTLASTVRIRMLDLRDVLPNLRRLYPVYGSATVPASAYELPGGPVTTPITTLVVRNFLLVTDAMPADVAEALLRGLFHAQPALVEASPVARSIEVRSAIETTPLPLHPGAENYYRDAKV; translated from the coding sequence GTGTCGGGAACGCTGCCGCGCGTGCGCGCCGTCGGGGTCGTGCTGGCGCTCGCCGCCCTGTTCGTGACGGCCTGCGGCCGTGAGTTCGACCGCGTCGAGCTGACGATGGCGGCGGGCAGCGACACGGGCGTGTACTACAAGCTCAGCTCGGTGCTGGCCGACAGCTGGACGCGTGATCCGGGCATCCCCCGGCCGCGGGTGGTCGAGACGGCGGGGTCGGTGGACAACCTGGAGCGGTTGCGGACCGGCCAGGCGCAGGTGGGCTTCTCGGCGGCGGACGCGGCGGAGGACGCGCAGGGGGCCGCGCAGGGGGGCGCGGGCGGCCACCGGCTGTACGCGCTGGCGCGGATGCACGACGACTACCTCCAGGTGGGCGTGCGCGCCGACCTGGAGGTGCACACGCTGCGGGACCTGAAGGGCCTGCGGGTCTCGATCGGCGCGCGGGACTCGGGCGTGAAGCTCATCGCCGAACGCCTGCTGCGCTCGGCGGACATGTCGCCGACCGAGGACCTGGATGTCCGGTACCTGGACCTGAACGCGACCGCGGACGCGATGCGGAACGACCAGCTCGACGCGTTCTTCTGGTCGGGCGGCGTGCCGACGGCGGGCGTGACGACGCTGGCGTCGACGGTGCGGATCCGGATGCTCGACCTGCGCGACGTGCTGCCCAACCTGCGCCGCCTGTACCCCGTGTACGGCTCGGCGACGGTGCCCGCCTCGGCCTACGAGCTGCCCGGCGGGCCGGTCACCACGCCCATCACGACGCTGGTCGTGCGGAACTTCCTGCTGGTCACCGACGCGATGCCGGCGGACGTGGCGGAGGCGCTGCTCCGGGGCCTGTTCCACGCGCAGCCCGCGCTGGTCGAGGCCAGCCCGGTGGCGAGGTCGATCGAGGTCAGGTCGGCGATCGAGACGACACCGCTGCCGCTGCACCCCGGCGCGGAGAACTACTACCGGGACGCGAAGGTCTGA
- a CDS encoding sensor histidine kinase, with amino-acid sequence MRSRLLGIVLTLVVLVLVGMGVPLGRGVAAAEQQEMFLDRLTDTARFASVAQRPLTDDQPTLVEREFARYHDLYGIKVALLDRAGLVVAASGPGVEVTSEPVSDLVRGALAGRQPAAPDLLMPWDSAELVLAEPVLVDGEVRGAVVTFSPTDKTRSEVLMWWGVLLGASLLVLALAVLAALPLVRWTLGPVRRLDDATGALLAAVVSGRPVQPVGSSSGPPELRQLSRSFDQMAANVGDVLAAQRAFVADASHQLRNPLTALKLRLSNLEGHVSGDAVVHQVAALDEADRLNRILDELLSMARAGSPSVDPVVVDVDRAVAGRLSAWQPAAASRSVHLVLDGEPAGLALAPPRGVEAVLDALLDNALKFAPDDTLVRVDVRRRSSFVELSVRDEGPGLSPEELERATDRFWRSPAHQNIQGSGLGLALVRQIVERVDGVVRLSLPEGGGLRVTVTFPTA; translated from the coding sequence GTGCGGTCGCGGCTGCTGGGCATCGTGCTCACGCTGGTGGTGCTGGTGCTGGTGGGTATGGGCGTGCCGCTGGGGCGCGGGGTGGCCGCCGCCGAGCAGCAGGAGATGTTCCTCGACCGGCTCACCGACACCGCCCGGTTCGCGTCGGTGGCGCAGCGACCGCTGACCGACGACCAGCCCACCCTGGTCGAGCGCGAGTTCGCCCGCTACCACGACCTGTACGGGATCAAGGTGGCGCTGCTGGACCGGGCCGGGCTGGTGGTCGCGGCGTCCGGACCCGGCGTGGAGGTCACCTCGGAGCCGGTGTCCGACCTGGTCCGGGGCGCGCTGGCGGGACGGCAGCCGGCGGCGCCCGACCTGCTGATGCCGTGGGACTCGGCGGAGCTGGTGCTGGCGGAGCCGGTGCTGGTGGACGGCGAGGTGCGCGGCGCGGTCGTGACGTTCTCCCCCACCGACAAGACCCGGTCCGAGGTGCTGATGTGGTGGGGCGTGCTGCTCGGCGCGAGCCTGCTGGTGCTGGCCCTGGCGGTGCTGGCCGCGCTGCCCCTGGTCCGGTGGACGCTCGGGCCGGTGCGGCGGCTGGACGACGCGACCGGCGCGCTGCTCGCGGCCGTGGTGTCCGGCCGGCCCGTGCAGCCGGTGGGGTCGTCGTCGGGCCCGCCGGAGCTGCGGCAGCTGTCCCGGTCGTTCGACCAGATGGCGGCGAACGTGGGCGACGTGCTGGCCGCGCAGCGGGCGTTCGTGGCGGACGCGTCGCACCAGCTGCGCAACCCGCTGACCGCGCTCAAGCTCCGGCTGTCCAACCTGGAGGGCCACGTGTCGGGCGACGCCGTGGTGCACCAGGTGGCGGCGCTGGACGAGGCGGACCGGCTCAACCGCATCCTGGACGAGCTGCTGTCGATGGCCCGCGCCGGCTCGCCGTCGGTGGACCCGGTGGTGGTCGACGTGGACCGCGCCGTCGCCGGGCGGCTGTCCGCGTGGCAGCCCGCCGCCGCGTCCCGGTCGGTGCACCTGGTGCTGGACGGTGAGCCCGCCGGCCTGGCGCTCGCCCCGCCGCGCGGGGTGGAGGCGGTGCTGGACGCGCTGCTGGACAACGCGCTCAAGTTCGCGCCCGACGACACCCTGGTCCGGGTCGACGTGCGACGGCGGTCGTCGTTCGTGGAGCTGTCGGTGCGCGACGAGGGGCCCGGCCTGTCGCCGGAGGAGCTGGAGCGGGCCACGGACCGGTTCTGGCGCTCACCGGCGCACCAGAACATCCAGGGTTCGGGCCTGGGGCTGGCGCTGGTGCGGCAGATCGTGGAACGGGTGGACGGCGTCGTGCGGCTGTCGCTGCCCGAGGGCGGCGGGTTGCGGGTGACGGTGACGTTCCCCACCGCCTAG
- a CDS encoding response regulator transcription factor, with translation MRVLLVEDDDRVAEALVPALARRGFTVDRQATGRGTLDRLAGVDVVLLDLGLPDIDGVTLCRQIRAASDVAIIVVSARGEIDDRILGLHAGADDYLVKPYDVGELVARVHAVRRRRGDPVGLGGTGTEVFEAADVRVDLKRHEVTVAGEPVALSRKEFQVLALVMAAGGAVCTRERILAEVWGRTWAGANRTLDVHVATLRTKLGRPALLETVRGVGYRLSSSGG, from the coding sequence GTGCGGGTGCTGTTGGTCGAAGACGACGACCGCGTCGCGGAAGCGCTGGTCCCGGCCCTGGCCCGCCGCGGTTTCACGGTCGACCGCCAGGCTACCGGGCGCGGGACGCTCGACCGGCTGGCCGGCGTCGACGTCGTGCTGCTCGACCTCGGGCTGCCCGACATCGACGGCGTCACGCTCTGCCGGCAGATCCGGGCGGCCAGCGACGTGGCGATCATCGTCGTGTCGGCGCGCGGCGAGATCGACGACCGCATCCTCGGCCTGCACGCCGGCGCGGACGACTACCTGGTCAAACCGTACGACGTGGGCGAGCTGGTGGCGCGGGTGCACGCGGTGCGGCGGCGGCGCGGCGACCCGGTCGGCCTCGGCGGCACCGGCACCGAGGTGTTCGAGGCGGCGGACGTCCGGGTGGACCTCAAGCGGCACGAGGTCACCGTGGCGGGTGAACCGGTGGCGCTCTCGCGCAAGGAGTTCCAGGTGCTCGCGCTGGTGATGGCGGCGGGCGGGGCGGTGTGCACGCGGGAGCGCATCCTGGCCGAGGTGTGGGGCCGCACCTGGGCGGGCGCGAACCGGACCCTCGACGTGCACGTGGCCACGCTGCGCACCAAGCTGGGGCGGCCCGCGCTGCTGGAGACGGTGCGCGGCGTCGGTTACCGGTTGAGTTCGAGCGGGGGCTGA
- a CDS encoding amino acid ABC transporter ATP-binding protein has protein sequence MIRMAGVDKFFGPLHVLKKITLEVPKGQVVVVLGPSGSGKSTLCRTINRLEPVEDGTIEVDGQPLPAEGRELARLRADVGMVFQSFNLFAHKSIVDNVMLAPVKVRKTPAAQARKTAMELLERVGIANQAEKYPAQLSGGQQQRAAIARALAMRPKVMLFDEPTSALDPEMVQEVLDVMTTLAKEGMTMLVVTHEMGFARKAADRVLFMADGEIVEDSTPEQFFSAPKSNRAKDFLGKILTH, from the coding sequence ATGATCCGGATGGCGGGCGTGGACAAGTTCTTCGGGCCGCTCCACGTGCTCAAGAAGATCACGCTGGAGGTGCCGAAGGGCCAGGTCGTCGTCGTGCTGGGCCCGTCGGGCTCGGGCAAGTCGACCCTCTGCCGCACGATCAACCGCCTCGAACCGGTGGAGGACGGGACCATCGAGGTGGACGGCCAGCCGCTGCCCGCCGAGGGCAGGGAGCTGGCGCGGCTGCGGGCCGACGTCGGCATGGTCTTCCAGTCGTTCAACCTGTTCGCCCACAAGAGCATCGTGGACAACGTGATGCTCGCGCCGGTGAAGGTCCGCAAGACGCCCGCCGCGCAGGCCCGCAAGACGGCGATGGAGCTGCTGGAGCGGGTGGGGATCGCCAACCAGGCGGAGAAGTACCCCGCCCAGCTGTCCGGCGGGCAGCAGCAGCGGGCGGCCATCGCCCGCGCACTGGCGATGCGACCCAAGGTGATGCTGTTCGACGAGCCGACCTCCGCGCTGGACCCGGAGATGGTCCAGGAGGTGCTGGACGTGATGACCACGCTGGCCAAGGAGGGGATGACCATGCTCGTGGTGACGCACGAGATGGGCTTCGCCCGCAAGGCCGCCGACCGCGTGCTCTTCATGGCCGACGGCGAGATCGTCGAGGACTCGACGCCGGAGCAGTTCTTCTCCGCGCCGAAGTCCAACCGCGCGAAGGACTTCCTTGGCAAGATCCTGACCCACTGA
- a CDS encoding glutamate ABC transporter substrate-binding protein → MRVRTLAVALLAGGLALTACGKEGTPGGSAAAPTQQVASDVKVEGSKTFEAMTKRGKVVIGVKDDQPGLGVRDATTNKYSGFDIEIAKLVAARLGFDDTKIEFKAIASAGREQALINGDVDYYVGTYTINAGRKEKVGFAGPYFTAGQDLLVRKDDNSITGPETLKGKKVCSVTGSTPIKNVKEQGLTEAENISEYQNYSQCVAKLAEGAIDAVTTDDAILKGYAAEEPDKFKVVGKPFSNEPYGIGLAKDDKPLRDKVNDILEAAISGGDWQKVYDATLGKSGSPAKKPVIDRY, encoded by the coding sequence ATGAGGGTACGCACCCTTGCGGTGGCGCTGCTGGCGGGCGGCCTCGCCCTGACCGCTTGCGGCAAGGAGGGCACCCCCGGTGGGTCGGCCGCGGCTCCGACGCAGCAGGTCGCGAGCGACGTCAAGGTCGAGGGCTCCAAGACGTTCGAGGCCATGACCAAGCGCGGCAAGGTCGTCATCGGCGTCAAGGACGACCAGCCGGGCCTCGGTGTCCGGGACGCGACGACGAACAAGTACAGCGGTTTCGACATCGAGATCGCCAAGCTCGTCGCCGCGCGGCTCGGCTTCGACGACACGAAGATCGAGTTCAAGGCCATCGCGTCCGCGGGCCGCGAGCAGGCGCTGATCAACGGCGACGTGGACTACTACGTCGGCACGTACACGATCAACGCCGGCCGCAAGGAGAAGGTCGGCTTCGCCGGCCCGTACTTCACCGCGGGCCAGGACCTGCTCGTGCGCAAGGACGACAACTCCATCACCGGCCCGGAGACCCTGAAGGGCAAGAAGGTCTGCTCGGTCACCGGCTCGACCCCGATCAAGAACGTGAAGGAGCAGGGGCTCACCGAGGCGGAGAACATCAGCGAGTACCAGAACTACTCGCAGTGCGTCGCCAAGCTCGCCGAGGGCGCCATCGACGCGGTGACCACCGACGACGCGATCCTGAAGGGGTACGCGGCCGAGGAGCCCGACAAGTTCAAGGTCGTCGGCAAGCCGTTCTCCAACGAGCCCTACGGCATCGGCCTGGCCAAGGACGACAAGCCGCTGCGCGACAAGGTGAACGACATCCTGGAAGCCGCGATCAGCGGTGGCGACTGGCAGAAGGTCTACGACGCCACGCTCGGCAAGTCCGGTTCCCCGGCGAAGAAGCCCGTGATCGACCGCTACTGA
- a CDS encoding amino acid ABC transporter permease, translating to MSVLSTYSDLFLRAFGTTIQLFLFSAVGSLVLGTFLAMLRVSPVPVFRAAGAVYVTLVRNTPLTLVFFFFAFAYPLLKMLRLEPFQGAVVALTLYTSAFICEVVRSGINTVPVGQAEASRALGLTFGQMLFNVVLPQALRTVVPPLVSTLIALLKNTTIAAGFSVSDAGSISYVLSEEGANMLVGLSWVAFFFVLLVIPLTLVQRALEKRWSVAR from the coding sequence ATGAGCGTCCTTTCCACCTACTCCGACCTGTTCCTCAGGGCATTCGGCACGACGATCCAGCTGTTCCTGTTCTCCGCGGTCGGGTCGCTGGTGCTGGGCACGTTCCTGGCGATGCTGCGGGTCAGCCCCGTGCCGGTGTTCCGCGCGGCGGGCGCGGTCTACGTGACCCTGGTCCGCAACACCCCGCTGACCCTGGTCTTCTTCTTCTTCGCGTTCGCCTACCCGCTGCTCAAGATGCTGCGGCTGGAGCCGTTCCAGGGCGCGGTGGTCGCCCTGACGCTGTACACCTCCGCGTTCATCTGCGAGGTGGTCCGGTCGGGCATCAACACGGTGCCGGTCGGGCAGGCGGAGGCTTCCCGCGCCCTGGGCCTGACCTTCGGGCAGATGTTGTTCAACGTGGTGCTGCCGCAGGCGCTGCGCACGGTGGTCCCGCCGCTGGTGAGCACCCTCATCGCGCTGCTGAAGAACACCACCATCGCGGCCGGCTTCTCGGTGTCCGACGCGGGCTCGATCAGCTACGTGCTGTCCGAGGAGGGCGCGAACATGCTCGTCGGCCTCTCCTGGGTGGCGTTCTTCTTCGTCCTCCTGGTGATCCCGTTGACCCTGGTGCAACGCGCCCTTGAGAAGCGCTGGAGCGTGGCCCGATGA
- a CDS encoding amino acid ABC transporter permease, translating into MSSVLFDVPGPKARLRHRLLAVVGVLAVVGVVGFIGYRFYDSGQFEPRLWEWLQYETVQLELLARLGNTLRAFAVAAVLAVLLGAVLAAGRLSDHAVWRVPATVVVEVFRAIPLLIMIFIFYFGLPTVDIKPSQFVAVVAGLTLYNGSVLAEVFRAGVLSLPRGQAEAAYALGMRKTQVMVQVLLPQALRAMLPTIVSQLVVLLKDTALGFIINYKELLDYAKYLGTQGQFGRPLVPMTIVVAAVYIAMCLLLTWVAVSLEKRNRRNKKIVEPENRAAEQVVLSNASGV; encoded by the coding sequence ATGAGTTCCGTCCTGTTCGACGTGCCCGGACCGAAGGCGCGGCTGAGGCACCGGCTCCTGGCCGTGGTGGGCGTGCTCGCGGTGGTGGGCGTCGTCGGCTTCATCGGCTACCGCTTCTACGACAGCGGCCAGTTCGAGCCGCGGCTGTGGGAGTGGCTCCAGTACGAGACGGTCCAGCTGGAGCTGCTCGCGCGGCTGGGCAACACGCTGAGGGCGTTCGCGGTGGCCGCCGTGCTGGCGGTCCTGCTCGGCGCGGTGCTGGCGGCAGGCCGGCTGTCCGACCACGCGGTGTGGCGGGTGCCCGCCACGGTCGTGGTCGAGGTCTTCCGCGCCATCCCGCTGCTGATCATGATCTTCATCTTCTACTTCGGCCTGCCGACGGTGGACATCAAGCCGTCGCAGTTCGTCGCCGTCGTCGCCGGCCTGACCCTGTACAACGGGTCGGTGCTGGCGGAGGTGTTCCGCGCCGGCGTGCTGTCCCTGCCGCGCGGGCAGGCCGAGGCCGCGTACGCGCTGGGCATGCGCAAGACGCAGGTCATGGTGCAGGTGCTGCTGCCGCAGGCGCTGCGGGCGATGCTGCCGACGATCGTCAGCCAGCTCGTGGTGCTGCTGAAGGACACCGCCCTCGGCTTCATCATCAACTACAAGGAGCTGCTCGACTACGCGAAGTACCTCGGCACGCAGGGCCAGTTCGGCCGCCCGCTGGTGCCGATGACGATCGTGGTCGCCGCGGTCTACATCGCGATGTGCCTGCTGCTGACGTGGGTGGCGGTGTCGCTGGAGAAGCGCAACCGGCGCAACAAGAAGATCGTGGAGCCGGAGAACCGGGCCGCCGAGCAGGTCGTCCTGTCCAACGCGTCCGGCGTCTGA
- a CDS encoding Vms1/Ankzf1 family peptidyl-tRNA hydrolase, with translation MSTLGELVRDRGPFASVYLDASHDTEDAAKALELRWRGLRENLARQGADGDTLAALDAAALEPAVGKAGRALIAAHGQLLLNRVLPRPPAADTARWSRLPHLLPLANLLGTALPHVVVVVDRAGADLHGYDGHGEVATEVQGDTHPLHKVRAGGWSHRRMQNKVEETAQRNAALVAEAVDRLVTTLNARLLVLGGEVQARTDVREELSARCRDVLIEVDSGSLADGADDDSFDAAVRSLVAQYQHDLDNDVVEEFTAESGRDEGRAVQGMERVVAALREANVATLLVSDQALGRRTVWAAEDPAMVAVREADLRALGVDHVDELPADEALTGAATATGAQVLVTDETKLWEGVGALLRH, from the coding sequence ATGTCCACCTTGGGAGAGCTCGTCCGGGACCGCGGCCCGTTCGCCTCGGTCTACCTGGACGCCTCGCACGACACGGAGGACGCGGCCAAGGCGCTGGAGCTGCGCTGGCGCGGGCTGCGCGAGAACCTGGCGCGGCAGGGTGCGGACGGCGACACGCTCGCCGCCCTCGACGCGGCGGCCCTGGAGCCGGCGGTGGGCAAGGCCGGCCGGGCACTCATCGCGGCGCACGGGCAGCTGCTGCTCAACCGCGTGCTGCCCCGCCCACCCGCCGCCGACACGGCGCGCTGGTCGCGGCTGCCGCACCTGCTGCCGCTGGCGAACCTGCTCGGCACGGCGCTGCCGCACGTCGTCGTGGTCGTCGACCGCGCGGGCGCGGACCTGCACGGCTACGACGGCCACGGCGAGGTCGCCACCGAGGTGCAGGGCGACACGCACCCGCTGCACAAGGTGCGCGCGGGCGGCTGGTCGCACCGCCGGATGCAGAACAAGGTCGAGGAGACCGCCCAGCGCAACGCCGCGCTGGTCGCCGAGGCCGTCGACCGGCTGGTGACCACGCTCAACGCGCGGCTGCTGGTGCTCGGCGGCGAGGTGCAGGCCCGCACGGACGTCCGCGAGGAGCTGAGCGCCCGCTGCCGGGACGTCCTGATCGAGGTCGACAGCGGCAGCCTCGCCGACGGGGCCGACGACGACTCGTTCGACGCGGCCGTGCGGTCGCTCGTGGCCCAGTACCAGCACGACCTGGACAACGACGTGGTGGAGGAGTTCACCGCCGAGTCCGGCCGGGACGAGGGACGGGCCGTGCAGGGCATGGAGCGCGTCGTGGCGGCGCTGCGCGAGGCGAACGTCGCCACGCTGCTGGTGTCCGACCAGGCGCTGGGCCGCCGCACGGTGTGGGCGGCCGAGGACCCGGCGATGGTCGCGGTGCGGGAGGCCGACCTGCGGGCGCTCGGCGTCGACCACGTGGACGAGCTGCCCGCCGACGAGGCGCTGACCGGCGCGGCCACGGCGACCGGCGCGCAGGTCCTCGTCACCGACGAGACGAAGCTGTGGGAGGGCGTGGGCGCGTTGCTGCGCCACTGA